The sequence TGAGTGATAATCGAGGCCTCTGATAGTGACAATTACTGATGCCTGGTCCACTGCAGTTTAGATACAGTAAATTTACTTTTTTCCAAGTGAGGGCAAATTGTCATTGCTTTCTATGTCCTTTTTACCATGCAAATCTGGTCAGATAGCAATAAAGGGCATTATGAAGTACACAAGGCAATGTGCATTACAACTCTGTGCCATTTACAAATTTCATGTATAAATCTCGGTCCTGGCACGTCAGCGTGAAATCAAAGCTTTCAATATGTTGTGAGTGTTGCTGGGCTTGACTTCTGTCTGCTTGAGGAGGAAGGAAAGTGCCCAGAAATTTATCCGTGGCATGTCATGGTTTTTGTAAGCATTGTTTTCAACTTTTGCCTTTCTAGGACATGGACGACGTGACCAAGCTGCAGAAACTCCTCGACAAGCACGAACAGCGCTACCGCAAGGCCCTCTTGCAGATTGCCCAGCTTCAGGCCGAGCTGGATGGCATGTCTGAAAGTGCCGATGGCGAAGCAGATACGGTCATGAGTGGCAAGCTTAGAGATGAGATTGCCAACCTGAAGAACAAGGTTAGTCATCAGTTCGTGTCATTTCGATGCCATTGATTTGTGCCACTGATTAGGGTAGGGGCCAGGCTGATACACATTAATGAAGTTTAAAATTAGCTTTAACAAATGTTACCTAATTTGGACACTTAGGTGTGCTAAACCAAGTTAGGTATGCTTGCACTTGACCAAGATAAACTAcagtctctctcttttttttttgtgctcaaaTTTAGCACAGCATCGTAATTTCATGGTGGGTGCAATACCAGGTCTGGGTGCATTATCTGCCTGCGTCGTCAAGGATAAATCAACAGACGTGTGTCGTCTGCCGCAATTCCAGACAAAGTTTTGCAGATGTATCCGAATTTGAGCAACTCATAAATCAGAGACAGTGAAGCTGTATCAGGGAGTTCTCACACTCTTTGGAAAACCTAGAATTCTCTTTGTCACTGCCTGAAACCTACCGAAGATATTGCAGACACCACACTTTATCTGGTGCAATTACTTCGCTATTCTTGAATCATTTCGAatgcttcagtttatcaaagctTAGTACAGCAGTACCTCATTGATACATTTTTCAAATAACTGTGCAAAAAGATGTAACAGCCAAGAAAACAACAGTGAGCAAGGCTCCAAATTACCACAGCAACGTCAGAAACGGCTCTGAAGGGTTGCTAGTACAATTATAAGATGTGTCGGCCTTCGCACTTTGATTGGGGACagtgcatgtataattaaggagcACGTACAATGTTCTGTGACAGTGGCTCTTTTCCACTCTTAATATGCCTCGTGCATATGCTTTGCCTTATTAGGTAACTGCTCTGTGCACGTTTTCTTCTGATATGCTTGTGCAAGCTGCATCACTTGCTAGAGGAAACTGTACTAGTCGTCTACTAGCATGTTCTTCCAAAGATATTCTCTCTTTTGTCAGAAGCCTCGCCAGTTTCCCTTTACAGGGGCCCAAACCAAAACttaggcttggtgaaataacatagtcgaCGGGTAGCATACGCTTCTGTGAACATCTTGGCAAAGGTTTGCTGTCGTATGTGGTGCTTGGAGCTCACAACGGGAGCACGAAGTCGCCTTTCACTCAGACGCTCTCTTTTCATGAGAAGCCTACTCTTaattctcttctggacgctttatttcgtaataaagtggGTGCCCATAAgtggctgctattggtagctgcggcCTGCTATGTGGCGTAGATACTGCGGccgtccactggctaagcgtgtgtggctcgctgaggacaacagcgtttggcttacgtttagcatgccgtaggcaccaaaatcggaaatCATGGCGTCTACgtcaacatccaaaatgaaatttgaattgAACTGCATGCCAAGGTACATTTAGAAGGTGGCGCGATGAGGGCACGACTGACTctgccatagccttcgcagtgcaaggcattgtaGGAAGAGTGGAAGCACCATGGAGGCTGTCTTTGATTGCcagtaactccgcttctgctgaatgcattgaagtactatTTGCAGCAAAGTATCTCTGAAAGAGCCTATTTTCACttgaaatgcctttctccacttcgataaaaagttgctcagggtccctttaaaaggGACAATACTGAGCAGGGGTTGGCTCATCGATACTCGCACAAACTGTTCTGGCGTGCTAACAGCTCTGGCAAATCAATTCTGTGGAACTGCAAGGTGGATGAAGtttcatgaaagagaaaattcATCTGTAGCGCCAACCTACAAAGAAGGCTCATATTGGTTTGCCTTGTAGCTAAGCAAATGGCCTCGTGAGCCTGGCTTCACCGCTCATCAGCTCAAATAGCCGCGTGAGCTCCTCTACACTATTTGTAGGTGACAGACTTGATTGCCCGACCATAGATGCACTCCGGTTTGTTTTAATGTGTGTGTTCAATCCTAAACTTTTAGCCCCTCTCTCTCTGCTCCCCACTTgaaaggtagcaaactggacaaagtctgGTTAACCagccacattttcttttcttccctctctctcggacgtgggtttctcagaaagaaggcTTTGCTATTGAATAACAATTCATCCTGATCCAGGGATCAAACCCAGGACCAATGCACCCGGTGCCATGACCAGGATGAATTTCTGCTTTAGCTTAATGCTACTGTCTGATGGATAACGATTGTTCCTTTCCCGAAATTTTCCACACTTTGCAGATTtacgcagaactgatttgccatattcagtggtCTTGGGCTTCAAGTCGTCAATTAATTCAGCTTTACTCTGTAATCTTGTAGCATCCTGGGGCAGTATTCTCGGGTGCTCACTTTTGGAGACATAATCACTTTCACAAACTTTCACGCTCGGTACCAGACACTTCAAAGTAGTACGCAGCTGACAGTGAGCTTGGCACGGTGTCATGAACACTGTTGGTTGTATATTACACCAACACGTCCATAGCCCGAGTCATGCCGAATCTCGTGAAAGGGATCATGTCCCTGAAAGTGATCGTTCGCTGATACTGCCCCTGGTTAACTCAAATGAGAGGGTTCGATCCTGAACCACTGCGACTTTTTCTTCAGCTgctaagctttctttctgagaaagctGTGCGGGTTCACTGTGTAGCATTGTGCTACTGTCAGGTGGACGACAAACATTTTCTTTCAATATACAGCTTCATGAAATCGGGCCCTGCTTGCCCTAACGTGATGGGGATCTCTGTTATTGGACTATCTGACTGAATGAGGCATGCTTTGTGGTCTGTGTCTTGCGCAGGTTCACGACTATGAACAAATCATGGCAGAAATCAAGGAGGACTTGAGTGTCGTCAGCGAGTTCACTGATGAGACACGCAACAGGCTTGGTGCTGCACAGGTCAGTTTTTGTCATTACGAGAAAAGCCCCAATTTAAGTGAAGTGCACTATCTATTCAAGAAGTTGTTACAGACCGACACACAAGTATGAACTGAATAATATTTATTTGAAGCATTAGTTTTTTAAGTTTCTTTTAGTTTTAGTTTGTGATGTCGCGGCTTGAGCGTGTTGCAACAAAGCTGAGATCATTCCGCTTGACTCTctccctaccatggggaaaatagttggtttttgtaggttacgccagatttatttttctgaaggaactattGCACTCAATATATTATGTaatgcataaacaaaaagcagaatgaaggcacttttcatgcataaatgttttattaacgagatctatgtcataaaaaagatgtaaattgccaaaatcaagattgtgggataaaattgaacaaagtttgctAAGACAAGCTTGTACCTACTAAAAAGAATACGTAACAGAAATTAtcatatacaaaatgtattgcaaTCTAATAGGCACGATCTctaaaaaaatcaaaatttttatTGAGCAGGCGTCCAACTGCAAAAATTTAAGTGCAAGTACTACAGTTTGGCGTGCCGAGCTGCGGCCACCAATGTTCTGGGATGGCTTGCATCGTCGTCACTTTCGGTCTAAGCCTGATGAAAAAacagcatcctcagactcgctgctgctcgatccaccGATAAAATCAGCCCACAAACGCAGCGGAATAGCGAGACCTGCGATCTTTCAAAGTGCGTTCGCCGCTCCCGGAGGCGGGCACTTTTGCTTTCTATTTGGACGATTCTGAAACTTCGGAGTGCGTTCGAAAATCACCGCCTGTAGGggaaaagcgaactgcttagaaaacaaaaatatagttctcctccttcacgtccgatagtaCAGTGTGTCTGTGAGTGGTGCGGAAGGTCTCAAGAGCTGCATTTAAAACCGTCGTTCACAGGCTAATGATGCCCAATTGGTGCAGTATGGAAAGAGGTAATGTGCTTGGAATCGCTTGTCATGAGCTCTTCATTGCTGGTACAGTCTAACCGCCCTTTCAGTTTTGTGTCCGCAGCACAATTTTTGAACACACTCGCTGCGGCTTGGGTGACGGTTGGGTCACGGCAGTTATTCCTCCTGTGTGACTGTGGAGGGTGTTTAGGCAGTGTGCAAGGATAGTTTTTGCTAGAAACGAAAGGCGAGGAAAAATTCTTGTTTCTGATTTGACGTGTCGTGGCACGTCAAGTCGAggcagcttgaggaggttccaaaGAGCACAGCTCCCTGGCGACTCGCAAGTGGTTCATGACACGCCAGAGAAATACGAGAAGTGAGCCACCGGTGAATCGTCATGCACAGGAAGTGAGATTTTAAAACATTTTTATGGCAACGGACGTGTTAATGTtcgcaggttggcaggtatgatacTGGAAAACAAAGCAGTGGTGTGCTAGAATGTGTTTTTTTCCAGCATACTTTAGTTCAACTCACTGCATAGTTTGATCAGTTCTGTTGGTCCAATCAAGGTTGAATTAATGAAGATCAACCGTACTTCATTGTCGGTCATGGAGCACACCCTAGGAGTACAACGAAGCTTCATGCAGCTCACCAAAAATTTTGCCGTAGTGCTGCAAAATTGTAGTGCTGCTCTTGGAGTTATATTTGGTGAGGAGGTATTGTACACAATGTGTCTTCTACTCTCTTTGCCCCTCAGGAGGAGCTTCTGGCAGTTTCTGAAGACCTAGCGCAGCTGTATCACCACGTCTGCACTGTGAACGGCGAGACTCCGAGTCGTGTTGTACTAGATCACGCAAAGGGTTCTCGGCCTGCTGAGGAAGGAGAAACTCCAGGTGGGTTGACTGCTAAACAATGTACCATATTTGCTCGTACAGCGGAATCTCGGTGATACGATCACGCCTGAATTTTTCAACTGCCGCAGCCCGAGTCCATTAGCTTACAACATGCTAAATTTTGAATGTTGCGAACTGGTTGCGCCACGACAGATGGCTTGAATAATTGAGCTGCTGCGCGATCCCCGGCCAACCCCAGCGTGCTGGTAGTGCTCTGGGGCTTACCTGATTGGCCacagtggctgcattttgatggaggcgagatgcgaaaacacctgtgtacttagatttaggtgcatgttaaggaaccccaagaGTTCCAAATTGTTCGAGATTCCCCCACTACAGCACACCTCGTAAtcatatggtggttttggcacgtagaacccaaCAATTTAAATTTAAGTACTACATACAACAGCCACATACTGGCTGTTGTCAGGGTGGCAGAGCAGCTGCAATAACGAGGCGGTCGTATTCCCATTGCCAGGGTGGCCTACGTGCCTCCACATTGACTGCAGCCCCTGccccacgaagaaaaaaaaaaaaaaaaaaaacttttgctgGCAATATTCAAACACTTTGCAAATATTCCAGGAGCCAGCAACCACAAGCGACAGTCTTGCGTTTCGGCAAAATCACCGGCATTTTGATTCGATGGCTAACTTAATCTCTGTATTCCAAGCCCATGCCACGCGTTCTATCGTCTTCGGTGCCGATGACAATTCGAAACTTTGCTGCCTTGCCACCCATCAGATTACAAGATAAGAAATAGCTTCGCCACTGCAAAGAAAAGTAAATAGATTCTCTTATCTTGCATAAATTATGACCTTATCACTATCAGGCAGCATCTAGGACGCAGCAATGAAACTTGGGATAACCATGCAGACCTCGAAATATTGGCCTCAGAACAAGAAGTGCACTGTCAAAAATGTGTGTAAAACAAGTGCGCCACTGATTGAAATTTACGTCAACCAATAGGAGTGCTCCTTGCGTTCCACGTGACTGCAGTGAGGAGTTGCGAcggtgtttttccattttcaCACTTGCTTTTGCTGCTCTCATTTCTGCATGGAGAAACAGAGTGCTGCAGCTATTTGAATCTCCGATCGTTTGTGTAGACAGCGATACCAAGATGACCACGCTGTGTCAGCGGAAAGCCGCACTTGTATGATTGGTGGTGTGATAACACCTCCGGAAGCCTGATTTTCTTTCCAATTTTGAAGACAATGCACTAAAAAAGTGAAATTTTCTTAAATTCTGCTGTGTATCTCTACCAAATATTTCACCATGAGATAAAGGAAGGTTTTTAGGATTGTGTAAAAAAATTTATTACAATGAGAAATTTTGAGCAAGTCAGTCATTTCGTTGCTGCTCCTTAATTTTCCTATTTCCTTAAACATCTTTGAGTTGTACGAATTTCTGGTAATGTGAAATTTTTCGACGTCCCGAGATTCGTATCATTGAGATTCGACTGTACAAGGCCTCTAGTTGCCTGCTAAAGGGTGTACCGAATTTTGCTCGTGCAAGGTCcacaattttaaaaaaaattttaatggaTGCAGGCTATACACGAGGCAAGCTTTATGATTACTCACTGAGGCCTCGAAGTGTGCTCTGACTGCTATGCAAGTGAATGCAACCACTGGCAGCTGTCTGTTAACACATTTACAGTTGCCAACCCGGGCTCGTGCTATCTTGTAGCACCTTATGGGAATTAACCAGCAAGCAGATATGTGCGTGATGCTTCGTGaaacatatttttaaaaatttttacaTTCCAAAGCAGGGGTGCGGGCTTTATACGAGGGCGGGCATTACACGAGTACTAACTACCATAGAACTTTCAGGTAAGCAGCATAGAGTGTAAAGTTGGTCCACGCAACTGCCTTGGCTTTTCCTTACACTGCCCCATGACTGCTTTGTGTCTAAATAAGCTGTGCAAAGAGTGAAGTTGCCTGGGACATTTAAAGCAGCCAAGTCAGTGAATAAAGCATGGCTCccttaattcaattcaattccgtGTCGTTCGCTATTCCGTGTGGCTAATTGCTGGATAATAATGACATAGCCCTCGTGCAGTTTTGGGGGTAAGAGGCCAAGTCAGCACACCTACTTCTGCTGGTTGAGCAGACGTGCATTTGCTAGTTGAGCAGACATGCAGAAGGCGCACGATCGAATGAATCCGCTGCTTCTTCATGTGCATTTTTGTGACTCGAAGCGCCTCGAAAGGACCAGCTCCTGTGACTTTCGATGACGTAGGTTACTCACGTTACGTGTGCCACGCTATGACGTGGTTTTCACCAATGCGGGGTCCTCTCGAAATTGGAGCCGCAGAAGGCGTGCCCAAAACTTAATATTCATATGCTCCCACAGCAATCGGAGGAGCCACGTGATCAGAATTCATTCAGGTCTCACTCGCGATTTCAGCAGGTGAGAACACCTCGAAGTGCTCCGAGCTGGAGCACAGTATTTGAGAGCACCAGGTGAACGTGTTCAGAGCGTTGAATTTCAACCAGCTGGAATGTAAACCACCTCCTGAGAGCGCCCTAGGCACTTAAAAGTGACCAGTCAAATCTACCATTAAATGAAATGGGGAGCATATTTGGGGTGTTTCgcataacttgaaccaaggatattaaaaagtggttaaccgcaagTGAATGAAACCAATAACATATGGTTTGCTGTCATGTGGTGCTCCTTAGGATATCTTTTATTTtgtgcttaattagttaattaagatAAATTATGCAagatttttaatattcactttaggacCAACTGCGTTTCGTTACATTGTAGAGGGGCTTCAGAAACGACCGAGCCAATTtattgtggcaacgtacatgctgtgTGGCGAGTTTTTtcagcgtttaaagaaagccagtGAAATGTGAAATAAAACCACATAACTGCACTCATGCGCAGACTTATTGcagtgctctcaaccgtgcttcaaatgaaagaaccgtgcgcgcggactgtggcgaagtgagcggcagCGGCTCTAGGCATCTGCTTTGCATTGCATCAGCACCTTCCACTGCAGCATGCGGAAAATATGGCTCGCCATATTTTATATAAGCGAATGGTCCGTGCACACGGTTCTTTCGTtcgaagcacggttgagagcgctgcaatatgaTAGAGCGTGAGCACAGTCATGTGGTTTTATTTCATGTTTTGCAGGCTTTCTTTAAATGCCGAAAGAGCTCGCCACACAGCATGTATGCTGCCACAAAAAGTTGACTCGGTCATTTCTCAATCCCCTCCACAGCGTAATGAAATGCACTTGGTCCTAAGGTGAATATTAAACActtttgcataattgatcttagttaattaactaattatgCAGAATATTAAAAATAGTGTAGGGAACCCTACGTGACAGCAAACCATATGTTGTTGTTCTTATTCAGCATTGGTTAACCACTTTtttaaaatccttggttcaagttataTGAAACACCGTGCATATGCCTAAGCACTGTTATGTGCCATTCAGCGAATCTAGTTTGGAAGATTCTGAATTTTTCTTTTACGAGCTGCTGAGCTTCTTTGTGAAGAAGCCCTTAGAGAATGGGTGGCTGCTGAACATCTTGGCAAAAGGTGATGCTAAGGGCAGCCAAGGTCTAGGGCAGTCATCTGTTTACTTCATTTTACAGTATGTGTCTACAGAGTTCAAGTTAAACGGAAGATCCTGTTGACAAATCCAGTGCCATGCCGAATTGCACTGTGACCAGGCTACAAGGAACTGGGTGTTTGCAAACATTGATTTCCAAATGGCAAACAGGTGCAATCAAATACGCTAAGAGTGTGGCAGTCGGTGCAGATCTGTCAACATCGAAATATGCGTCGTTTCTTTGCTTTTGGCAGTTGGACATGCTAACACCCACACATTCCAAAGGTGTTCTTCACGAGGCCTGCTTGCTTCTTTTGTTTGAGGCCTAAATTTATATTTGAATCATATAGTTGCCCATATGTGATGGTCGGCTGCACAGACACTGCTAGCATAGTAGGTGCATAGTCAAGAGTTCAATGAAAGCTTGCCTGGTGAGTAGCATGTGACAAAAGTTGAGGTCACTGACCAACTCAAAATTATTTAATAACTcataagggaggggggggggggttgctacACAGTATCATAGTGCATCTACTCTTCAGTACTATGTGTACCGCAGAAGTACATACAGAGGTGTTTCCAAGATACAGCATGCATATAAACTGACTACGACGCTTTGTCCGCTACATTGTGAACAAGGAACCTGCATGGATCCCAAAAAATCGAATGGTAACTTGGTCAGTGACCCAAGTTTCTAATTTTGTCACTAGAACTACAGGTTCTGGGTTCTCCTAAAGAACGCCTGCGGAAGGTGACTGCCCCGTGGGCGGCACTGTGGTCAACTTGCAATGGGCAATAATAACTGTCTGAAGCGAACAGTCCGTCATTGCTGCTTTTTTAAGCGTTGCCTTACAGTGCTGCCCGTCCTCACGTTGCTGCTATTAGGAAAAATGTGCATTTTTCTTCAGATATTGGTTATTAACAATCCTATGCACCATGGAAAAATGTAGTGTCGGTCATTGGTGGACAGATTATTCGAATGCCTAAATTTATGAAATTAGCTGCCCATAGTCAACCACTGAGTGTCTACATGGCTCTTTCCCAATCTGATCACTAGCGCCATAAATGGTTCTGTGAAGACTAATGGAACTGCCTTTGGCTCCCTGTGGAAGAGCAAGTTGGATTGAGTGGCTGTAGTAGAAGTCTGCTTTTTTCGGTAATTTAGACTTTCTTTGCCTGTGCTATGTGTTTTCTTCATAATTTTGACTAAATGCATTATCGAATTGTGCACTGCGTTTTGCGTACTTATTTGCCTAAGAAAGTGAAGAGACTCTGAACATAGCTGTTTCTGTATTCACGCTGTCTGTTAAGTTTAGCTGTCAAAAGTATGAAAATGACAAGCTTGTCACCTGCGGTGCCATTTCATTTTTCGCGCAGTGGCCACTGAGGACACACCCTCTTCAGAGAAGGCACCATCCGACAGCTCTCCGATTGAGAAGCTCAAAACCGAACTCTTCCGCCAGGCTCTGCTCCGCGAGAATGCTGTTGACCCATCGCAGTGTGCAACGCTCAGCGAAACACTTCGCGACCAAGTCCGGCATCTACGTGTTGCTGTGGAAACGACCATGGAAATGGGACGCAGTCGTGCGCCCCCAATCGGTGACGGTATGGCCGGCACCGCCGAGGAGGAAGAACTCCAGGAGCAGGTCATCAAGCTCAAGTCGCTCCTGTCGACGAAGCGGGAACAAATTGCAACCCTCCGTGCCGTGCTCAAGGCCAACAAGCGGACCGCCGAGGTGGCCCTCACCAACCTCAAGTCCAAGTACGAAACGGAGAAAGCGGTTGTCAGTGAGACCATGACGAAGCTCCGGCACGAGCTCAAATCGCTCAAAGAGGACGCCGCGACGTTCGCCTCGTTGCGTGCAATGTTTGCGGCACGGTGCGAAGAATATGTGGCTCAGCTCGACGACCTCCAGCGGCAGCTCGCAGCTGCCGAGGACGAGCGCAAGACCCTCAACTCGCTGCTTCGCATGGCAATCCACCAGAAGCTGGCGCTGACGCAGAGGCTCGAGGACATGGAGATGGACCGGGAGCGGTCGCACATGCGTAGGCACACGGGCACGCCACGCCGAGGCCCCTCGCAGCAGAGCGGTtcggcgcagcagcagcaacagcagagaGGCAGTCCCCACCACTCTTCGCTGCCATTCTTCGGCTATGGCGGCAGTCACCAGCGTAGGGACTACTGAATGCAAGAAGCTGCAGCACAGCCGACAGGCGAGTCAAGCTGCAGGGTCGACGCAGTGATTGGCCAGGCATGTGGCTGCGCCGTGACTACTGCCTTGACGGATCACAGCAGGGCTGACCGACACTCCTGCTTCCGGACGCGTTTTTGACAACAGCTGGCGCCATGGCAGTTGACCAGCTGCTGTGAATGCAGTTCTGTTTCTTTCAGACGCATCTAGCAGACGACTGGCCAAGGCTGTTGACCGGCTGTTATGAAGACCACATCTGTGGTTTTCTTTACCATGGCAGCTGGTGATAAAGCGGGACTTAGAGGCACTGCTCCTTCCAAAAGTGTCTGGCCGTAATGAGCAGCCACTATCAAGACAGTGGGCAACTGACATGAATTTTATACTGCAACACAAGCAGCAGACATGGCCACTATGGCACGCTCAAAAGAGATGCAGTCATGGCTGCCGACTACATTTCCCATCAGGACAGTGGTGACATCTTCTGTCCCAAGTGTGGTCGTTAACTGTGACTACTCAAGAGCGCTTGTGACAAGGAAGATGAAGTTGACAACTTCCTCTTCGTACCAGCGTTGTCTGGTGAAGCTTGGTGCTCCTCCCCCTGTCATCCTGAAGGCACATGTCATAGTTTGACGAAAAGTGAACTACGCTAGAATTGACATTCACATTAACATTAGGGTGTGAGCGCATACTGGGCTGGACAGACCTGTCGGCACCTCTTTTATGCCCTTCTGTCGGCCTCGTTGAaagagtgcaagaaaaaaaagaaatttttcttcTAACCCTTGTCCAGCCACTGGTCGTGGTAAGTCCCTTGAAAATGTGTGACCAGTTTCTCTCTGAAACGGGAAGCACCTTGCCCCGGTACTCTTAATCTTGTCATCGAGCGAGTCCTCGACAGTTTGTACTGTGCAGAAATCATTGCGTGCTGGCCACTTTGAAGCAAGCGGTTTTCGTTTGAATCCGTGAAGCCGAATTTCACGCTACGTTTTAAGCAGCTATTTTTCACTCATGCAGCAGCTGAGCACAGCGTTTTTGCTGTTGCATCCGAATATTGCCACAAGCAGCGAGACGTCCACAGGGCCAACATTTCTCTTAAAAAGGAGTTTGGGCTTCTTCAAAATTGTGTCAATCAGCTGGCTAGCCGGCTAAGCAACTCaggcacatctttttttttttcgtatgttaCACCGCCCACTGCTGTTGCTGTTAATAGGCTGTATCATATGTGTCTGCTTTGTGTCAAAAGACTTGTGAAATGCATGGTGGGTTGGTACTTAAATGGTGTCATGTGTTTGACACTTGAAAGAAATCTAGGGAAATGGCTATGGCTTATTGTACGGTGATGTTTTTATTTCAGGCATTCGAGGAGTTTGTGGTGAAATGAACGT comes from Dermacentor andersoni chromosome 9, qqDerAnde1_hic_scaffold, whole genome shotgun sequence and encodes:
- the BicD gene encoding protein bicaudal D — protein: METSAGVKDSEIRAENEALKLELERLHRELAQTSHEKIQSAQYGLVLLDEKQALQQRCDEFEAMYDTTKHEMEILKEALAKVQTSQKVSTTTGIEQEESLLQETATKEASLTSSLQELEKELKQVRQELSRVLAEKERLQNENYEITKHGDVSDWERKNLRSELKDMKLREQRLLTDNNELEEENISLQKQVSSLRSSQVEFEGAKHEVRRLKEEVESLNAQLEEVGSLRRIAEQQLQEALEALQSEREQKYALRRELDQRLTAESPVFHLDGLSFAGFRLGNANPDESNRVEDEDGDSGAPVLKQIEADFINQPMEQKGEGSTTCRPSTVGDLFSELHLTEIRKLEKQLEQLETEKGHLSGCLEDAQQQLEKLRSIPGGDQRLVLARLVEPIRALIALHGEEVGTDGTENDMDDVTKLQKLLDKHEQRYRKALLQIAQLQAELDGMSESADGEADTVMSGKLRDEIANLKNKVHDYEQIMAEIKEDLSVVSEFTDETRNRLGAAQEELLAVSEDLAQLYHHVCTVNGETPSRVVLDHAKGSRPAEEGETPVATEDTPSSEKAPSDSSPIEKLKTELFRQALLRENAVDPSQCATLSETLRDQVRHLRVAVETTMEMGRSRAPPIGDGMAGTAEEEELQEQVIKLKSLLSTKREQIATLRAVLKANKRTAEVALTNLKSKYETEKAVVSETMTKLRHELKSLKEDAATFASLRAMFAARCEEYVAQLDDLQRQLAAAEDERKTLNSLLRMAIHQKLALTQRLEDMEMDRERSHMRRHTGTPRRGPSQQSGSAQQQQQQRGSPHHSSLPFFGYGGSHQRRDY